From Brachionichthys hirsutus isolate HB-005 chromosome 7, CSIRO-AGI_Bhir_v1, whole genome shotgun sequence, the proteins below share one genomic window:
- the lzts2a gene encoding leucine zipper putative tumor suppressor 2a, which produces MALVQALPVTVTDHPNPGLDVQQCRPQTSHSPSGSCPGLCGPCSSGTAMGSVSSLISGRTYQERHCRAASEYTKSRRSMPATSCFRLQDNSLRSGSSLEQLLVISSHSQTQVLPPPLPTKKQPRPGNAAGAGGGTVAGAVGSGTNAHASGEFVVGEWNDKVVPAAKSPCSDSEEQRDSRTLNESIGGPPPKLIPVSGQLEKNMEKVLIRPTAFKPVVPKNRHSVQYLSPRPGGSSLSESQASLNLLLPLRGSISTSGTAGMGGSSSSSSEGKRCSYIGGRNARSSQSCSMSDSGRNSLSSLPTHSSTGCSLAPSEGSSSGGHAEPASGLGQTPSGVSGGHGHTNSDSGRSSSGKSTCSGSLSGRGQPLSDSGSCGHSPPPVEGYEAVVRELEEKLRERELELQQLRENLDENEAAICQVYEEKQRRCESEMEELRQSCATKMKQTSQKAQRAQQVLQLQVFQLQQEKKKLQEDFAALLQDREALEQRCATIQREQTQLGPRLEETKWEVCQKSGEISLLKQQMKEIQSELSQKAGDIVVLKAQLREARSELQASQARSQEAHAAVRTRSLELEVCENELQRRRSEAELLREKLGRVEEESARLRDALSAHAITTVKGQCMSLPLQHVRGVVGRGGARSCVYRDGEETHLIWGGESDEAKAQRQNTETVLGLRQQVDRLKAELLYERRTSEEHLSRFEEERSVWQGEKEKVIRYQKQLQQNYIQMYRRNHDLERVMRDLSMELENRDMEDYEVHSGSNDIHFEEITATEI; this is translated from the exons ATGGCTCTGGTACAGGCCCTACCTGTGACCGTGACTGACCACCCCAATCCAGGCCTTGACGTCCAGCAGTGTCGACCACAAACGTCCCACTCCCCCTCGGGCTCCTGTCCCGGCCTCTGTGGGCCGTGCAGCTCCGGGACAGCGATGGGTTCTGTGAGCAGTCTCATATCAGGCCGGACGTACCAAGAGAGACACTGCCGAGCCGCAAGCGAATATACCAAGTCGCGCCGTTCCATGCCGGCTACCAGTTGCTTCCGCCTCCAGGATAACAGCCTCCGCAGCGGCAGCTCCCTCGAGCAGCTGCTGGTTATCAGCAGCCATTCCCAGACCCAGGTTCTGCCTCCGCCACTACCCACCAAGAAGCAGCCCCGGCCTGGCAACGCTGCGGGCGCGGGTGGTGGGACAGTTGCTGGAGCGGTAGGAAGTGGCACTAATGCGCATGCGAGTGGTGAGTTCGTGGTCGGAGAATGGAACGACAAAGTGGTGCCGGCAGCCAAAAGCCCCTGCAGCGATTCGGAGGAGCAAAGAGATAGCAGGACTCTGAACGAAAGCATCGGAGGGCCTCCTCCCAAACTCATCCCAGTGTCCGGACAGTTGGAGAAG AACATGGAGAAAGTGCTGATACGTCCCACGGCATTCAAACCTGTCGTTCCCAAGAATCGTCATTCTGTGCAGTACCTGTCACCGCGGCCAGGGGGCAGCAGTTTGTCAGAAAGTCAGGCGAGCCTCAACCTCCTGCTGCCCCTCAGAGGATCCATCAGCACCAGCGGCACAGCCGGCATGGGAGGAAGCAGCAGTTCCAGCTCTGAAGGGAAGCGCTGCTCCTACATTGGTGGCCGCAATGCTCGTAGCAGCCAGTCCTGTTCCATGTCGGACTCGGGCAGGAACTCTCTCTCCAGCCTCCCGACTCACAGCAGCACAGGCTGCAGCCTGGCCCCGAGTGAGGGCTCCAGCTCCGGGGGCCACGCGGAGCCTGCGTCAGGCCTGGGTCAAACCCCTTCAGGTGTGAGTGGGGGTCACGGCCACACTAACTCAGACAGTGGACGTTCCTCGTCCGGCAAGAGCACGTGCTCTGGGTCCCTAAGCGGGCGCGGGCAGCCCCTGTCGGACAGCGGGTCCTGCGGCCACTCGCCACCTCCCGTTGAGGGCTATGAGGCGGTGgtgagggagctggaggagaagctaaGGGAGCGGGAGCTGGAGCTCCAGCAACTCCGGGAGAATCTGGACGAGAATGAAGCTGCCATCTGCCAG GTGTACGAGGAGAAGCAGCGGCGCTGTGAAAGTGAAATGGAGGAGCTGAGACAGAGCTGTGCAACAAAGATGAAGCAGACTTCTCAGAAGGCCCAGAGGGCACAGCAGGTGCTGCAGTTACAG GTATTTCAGCTacagcaagagaagaagaaactgcAGGAGGACTTTGCCGCTCTGCTGCAGGACCGAGAGGCGCTGGAGCAGAGGTGCGCGACCATCCAGAGGGAACAGACCCAGCTGGGGCCACGTCTGGAAGAGACAAAGTGGGAG GTGTGTCAGAAGTCAGGAGAGATCTCTCTACTcaagcagcagatgaaggagaTCCAATCTGAGCTCAGCCAAAAAGCTGGAGACATTGTTGTGCTGAAGGCCCAGCTGAGAGAAGCCCGTTCTGAGCTGCAAGCGAGCCAGGCTCGATCCCAGGAGGCCCACGCGGCCGTCCGGACGCGATCTCTGGAGCTAGAGGTCTGCGAGAACGAGCTCCAGAGGCGCAGGAGCGAAGCTGAGCTGCTGCGAGAGAAGCTGGGCCGAGTGGAAGAGGAGTCGGCTCGTCTTCGCGATGCGCTGTCCGCTCACGCAATTACAACCGTCAAAGGGCAGTGCATGAGCCTCCCCCTTCAACACGTTAGAGGCGTGGTGGGAAGGGGTGGGGCCAGGTCCTGCGTCTACCGTGACGGAGAGGAGACTCATCTGATCTGGGGAGGAGAGAGTGATGAAGCCAAGGCTCAGAGGCAGAACACTGAGACAGTTCTGGGACTCAGGCAACAG GTGGACAGGCTGAAGGCTGAACTCCTATACGAGAGGAGGACCAGTGAGGAGCATCTTTCACGCttcgaggaggagaggagcgtgTGGCAAGGGGAGAAGGAAAAG GTAATCCGCTACCagaaacagctgcagcagaattACATCCAGATGTACCGACGGAATCACGACCTCGAGCGAGTGATGAGGGATCTGAGCATGGAGCTGGAGAACAGGGACATGGAGGACTATGAGGTCCACAGTGGCAGCAACGACATCCACTTTGAGGAAATAACCGCCACTGAGATCTAA